One genomic segment of Streptomyces sp. TLI_146 includes these proteins:
- the hpnD gene encoding presqualene diphosphate synthase HpnD produces MSRTVDPHAHVSAPVQAAYSYCEAVTGQQARNFAYGIRLLPTDKRQAMSALYAFSRRVDDIGDGLLPAEAKKQRLEETRALLGRIAEGAVEEDDTDPVAVALADAARRFPIPLDGLDELIDGVLMDVHGETYETWDDLKVYCRCVAGAIGRLSLGVFGTQPGAPGAERAPEYADTLGLALQLTNILRDVREDAGNGRTYLPADDLAKFGCAAGFHTPVPPAGSDFAGLVHFEVRRARALFAEGYRLLPMLDRRSGACVAAMAGIYRRLLDRIERDPEAVLRGRVSLPGREKAYVAVRGLSGLDTRTVSRQTARRRA; encoded by the coding sequence GTGAGCCGGACCGTGGATCCACACGCACACGTGTCCGCGCCGGTACAGGCCGCGTACAGCTACTGCGAGGCGGTGACCGGACAGCAGGCGCGCAATTTCGCGTACGGCATCAGGCTGCTGCCGACCGACAAGCGCCAGGCGATGTCCGCGCTCTACGCGTTCTCGCGGCGCGTCGACGACATCGGCGACGGACTCCTGCCCGCCGAGGCGAAGAAGCAGCGCCTGGAGGAGACCCGCGCGCTGCTCGGCCGGATCGCCGAGGGCGCGGTCGAGGAGGACGACACCGACCCGGTGGCCGTGGCGCTCGCGGACGCGGCGCGCCGCTTCCCGATCCCGCTGGACGGACTCGACGAGCTCATCGACGGCGTCCTGATGGACGTGCACGGCGAGACCTATGAGACCTGGGACGACCTGAAGGTCTACTGCCGGTGTGTCGCGGGCGCCATCGGCCGGCTCTCGCTGGGCGTGTTCGGTACACAACCGGGCGCACCGGGCGCCGAGCGCGCCCCCGAGTACGCCGACACGCTGGGTCTCGCGCTGCAACTCACCAACATCCTCAGAGACGTTCGCGAGGACGCGGGCAACGGGCGCACCTATCTGCCCGCCGACGACCTGGCGAAGTTCGGGTGCGCCGCGGGCTTCCACACCCCGGTCCCGCCGGCCGGCTCCGACTTCGCGGGCCTGGTCCACTTCGAAGTGCGCCGCGCCCGGGCCCTCTTCGCCGAGGGCTACCGGCTGCTGCCCATGCTCGACCGGCGCAGCGGCGCCTGTGTCGCCGCGATGGCCGGAATCTACCGCCGGCTGCTCGACCGCATCGAGCGCGACCCCGAGGCCGTGCTGCGCGGCCGGGTCTCGCTGCCCGGCCGGGAGAAGGCGTACGTGGCGGTACGCGGACTGTCGGGGCTCGACACCCGTACCGTCTCCCGGCAGACCGCCAGGAGGCGCGCCTGA
- the shc gene encoding squalene--hopene cyclase: MTATTDGSAGAPRPPAAAASGPTAPPGADEVLDAARRAADRAVEHLLGRQDALGWWKGDLETNVTMDAEDLLLRQFLGIQDEKTVRAAALFIRGEQRDDGTWATFYGGPPELSATVEAYVALRLAGDRPDDPHMARASAWVRSQGGIAACRVFTRIWLALFGWWKWDDLPELPPELIFLPKWFPLNIYDFGCWARQTIVPLTVVSAKRPVRPAPFALDELHTDARDPNPAKPLAPAASWDGAFQRLDKALHVYHRLAPRRLRRAAMNTAARWIVERQENDGCWGGIQPPAVYSVIALHLLGYDLQHPVMRAGLESLDRFAVWREDGARMIEACQSPVWDTCLATIALADAGLPADHPALVKAVDWMLGEEIVRPGDWAVKKPQLAPGGWAFEFHNDNYPDIDDTAEVILALRRVRHPDPERVEGAIGRAARWTLGMQSRNGAWGAFDADNTSPFPNRLPFCDFGEVIDPPSADVTAHVVEMLAVEGRAHDPRVRRGIEWLLAEQEASGAWFGRWGVNYVYGTGSVVPALTAAGLPASHPAIRRAVTWLESVQNEDGGWGEDLRSYREEQWIGHGASTASQTAWALLALLAAGERESKAVERGVAWLAGTQLADGSWDEPYFTGTGFPWDFSINYHLYRQVFPLTALGRFVHGEPFSPNGPKGK; the protein is encoded by the coding sequence ATGACAGCGACGACCGACGGAAGCGCCGGGGCCCCGCGGCCCCCGGCCGCCGCGGCCAGCGGACCGACCGCACCACCCGGCGCGGACGAGGTGCTCGACGCCGCCCGGCGGGCGGCGGACCGCGCGGTCGAGCATCTGCTCGGCAGGCAGGACGCCCTCGGCTGGTGGAAGGGCGACCTGGAGACCAACGTCACCATGGACGCCGAGGACCTGTTGCTCCGTCAGTTCCTCGGGATCCAGGACGAGAAGACGGTCCGGGCGGCCGCGCTCTTCATCCGGGGCGAGCAGCGCGACGACGGCACCTGGGCCACCTTCTACGGCGGCCCGCCGGAGCTGTCGGCCACCGTCGAGGCGTACGTGGCGCTGCGGCTCGCCGGGGACCGGCCGGACGACCCGCACATGGCGCGGGCCTCGGCGTGGGTCAGGAGCCAGGGCGGCATCGCCGCCTGCCGGGTCTTCACCCGGATCTGGCTGGCCCTGTTCGGCTGGTGGAAGTGGGACGACCTGCCGGAGCTGCCGCCGGAGTTGATCTTCCTGCCCAAGTGGTTCCCGCTGAACATCTACGACTTCGGCTGCTGGGCCCGGCAGACGATCGTGCCGCTCACGGTGGTCTCCGCCAAGCGGCCGGTGCGGCCCGCGCCCTTCGCGCTCGACGAGCTGCACACCGACGCGCGCGACCCCAACCCCGCCAAGCCGCTCGCCCCCGCCGCGAGCTGGGACGGCGCCTTCCAGCGGCTCGACAAGGCGCTGCACGTCTACCACCGCCTCGCCCCGCGCAGGCTGCGCCGCGCCGCGATGAACACCGCCGCCCGCTGGATCGTCGAGCGCCAGGAGAACGACGGCTGCTGGGGCGGGATCCAGCCGCCCGCCGTCTACTCGGTGATCGCCCTGCACCTGCTCGGCTACGACCTCCAGCACCCGGTGATGCGGGCGGGCCTCGAATCGCTCGACCGGTTCGCGGTGTGGCGCGAGGACGGCGCCCGGATGATCGAGGCCTGCCAGTCCCCGGTGTGGGACACCTGCCTCGCCACCATCGCGCTCGCCGACGCGGGGCTGCCCGCCGACCACCCGGCCCTGGTCAAGGCCGTCGACTGGATGCTCGGCGAGGAGATCGTCCGGCCCGGCGACTGGGCGGTGAAGAAGCCGCAACTGGCGCCCGGCGGCTGGGCGTTCGAGTTCCACAACGACAACTACCCGGACATCGACGACACCGCCGAGGTGATCCTCGCGCTGCGCCGGGTGCGCCACCCCGACCCCGAGCGGGTCGAGGGGGCGATCGGCCGGGCCGCGCGCTGGACGCTCGGGATGCAGTCGAGGAACGGGGCGTGGGGCGCCTTCGACGCCGACAACACCAGCCCGTTCCCCAACCGGCTGCCGTTCTGCGACTTCGGCGAGGTCATCGACCCGCCGTCGGCCGACGTCACCGCGCATGTGGTGGAGATGCTGGCCGTCGAGGGCCGGGCCCACGACCCGCGCGTGCGCCGGGGCATCGAGTGGCTGCTCGCCGAACAGGAGGCGAGCGGCGCCTGGTTCGGGCGCTGGGGCGTCAACTACGTGTACGGCACCGGCTCGGTGGTGCCGGCGCTGACGGCCGCCGGGCTGCCCGCCTCGCACCCGGCGATCCGCCGGGCCGTCACCTGGCTGGAGTCGGTGCAGAACGAGGACGGCGGCTGGGGCGAGGACCTGCGCTCCTACCGCGAGGAGCAGTGGATCGGACACGGCGCCTCCACCGCCTCCCAGACCGCCTGGGCGCTGCTCGCGCTGCTGGCGGCGGGGGAGCGGGAGAGCAAGGCGGTCGAGCGGGGCGTCGCCTGGCTCGCCGGGACCCAGCTGGCGGACGGCTCCTGGGACGAGCCGTACTTCACCGGCACCGGGTTCCCCTGGGACTTCTCGATCAACTACCACCTCTACCGCCAGGTGTTCCCGCTCACCGCGCTCGGCCGCTTCGTCCATGGAGAACCGTTCTCTCCCAACGGCCCCAAGGGGAAGTGA
- a CDS encoding 1-hydroxy-2-methyl-2-butenyl 4-diphosphate reductase has product MDVLPADVLPALPEPVPLLVACALTIEELALRSGGRGRAPGQVVTVLRSGMGPRAAERAVLRGLGTSANREAAVIASGFCAGLAPGMHPGDLVVASETRDPRGTTACVGTEVLAKALTAALPGRTVHTGPLTGSDHVVRGHERAELRATGAIAVDMESAATLWSAVGAGERPVAAVRVVVDAPEHELVRIGTVRGGISAFRVLRAVLPAFFEWHRSLPLPRR; this is encoded by the coding sequence ATGGACGTACTCCCGGCTGACGTACTGCCCGCCCTCCCCGAACCCGTACCGCTGCTGGTCGCCTGCGCGCTCACCATCGAGGAGCTGGCGCTGCGCAGCGGCGGCCGGGGCCGGGCACCGGGCCAGGTGGTCACCGTGCTGCGCAGCGGCATGGGCCCCAGAGCCGCCGAGCGGGCCGTGCTGCGCGGCCTGGGCACCTCGGCGAACCGGGAGGCGGCCGTGATCGCCTCCGGATTCTGCGCCGGTCTGGCCCCGGGGATGCACCCCGGGGACCTGGTCGTCGCCTCGGAGACCCGCGACCCGCGCGGCACCACCGCCTGCGTGGGTACGGAGGTGCTGGCCAAGGCGCTCACAGCGGCGCTGCCCGGCCGCACCGTGCACACCGGTCCGCTCACCGGCTCCGACCACGTGGTGCGTGGTCATGAACGGGCCGAGCTGCGCGCGACCGGGGCGATCGCCGTGGACATGGAGTCCGCGGCGACGCTGTGGAGCGCCGTCGGGGCCGGAGAGCGTCCGGTTGCGGCCGTACGGGTGGTCGTGGACGCTCCAGAACATGAACTCGTCCGGATCGGCACGGTACGCGGTGGAATATCGGCTTTCCGCGTTCTTCGTGCCGTCCTTCCCGCTTTCTTTGAATGGCACCGTTCTTTGCCGCTCCCCAGGAGGTGA
- a CDS encoding polyprenyl synthetase family protein: MTLSSTGTRGETVPTVPSADSAVDTVDVAALLERGRTMSTPVLRTAVDRLAAPMDTVAAYHFGWIDAQGNPADGDGGKAVRPALALLSAEAAGARPEVGVPGAVAVELVHNFSLLHDDLMDGDEQRRHRDTVWKVHGPAQAILVGDALFALANEVLLELGTVEAGRATRRLTTATRKLIDGQAQDISYEHRERVTVEECLEMEGNKTGALLACACSIGAVLGGADDRTADTLEAYGYHLGLAFQAVDDLLGIWGDPEATGKQTWSDLRQRKKSLPVVAALAAGGPASERLGELLAADAKSNDFDTFSEKEFATRAALIEEAGGREWTSQEARRQHAVAIEALGAVDMPEQVRAQLTALADFVVVRKR, from the coding sequence ATGACCCTTAGCAGCACTGGAACAAGAGGAGAGACTGTGCCGACTGTGCCTTCGGCTGACTCGGCTGTCGACACCGTGGACGTCGCCGCGCTTCTGGAGCGCGGACGGACGATGTCCACCCCGGTGCTGCGCACGGCCGTGGACCGGCTCGCGGCTCCCATGGACACCGTCGCCGCCTACCACTTCGGGTGGATCGACGCCCAGGGCAACCCGGCGGACGGCGACGGCGGCAAGGCGGTGCGGCCCGCGCTCGCGCTCCTGTCCGCCGAGGCGGCCGGGGCCCGGCCCGAGGTCGGCGTGCCCGGCGCGGTCGCGGTCGAGCTCGTCCACAACTTCTCGCTGCTCCACGACGACCTGATGGACGGCGACGAGCAGCGCCGCCACCGCGACACGGTGTGGAAGGTGCACGGCCCGGCGCAGGCGATCCTCGTCGGCGACGCGCTCTTCGCGCTGGCCAACGAGGTCCTCCTGGAGCTCGGCACGGTCGAGGCGGGGCGCGCCACGCGCCGGCTGACCACCGCGACCCGCAAGCTCATCGACGGCCAGGCCCAGGACATCTCCTACGAGCACCGCGAGCGGGTCACCGTCGAGGAGTGCCTGGAGATGGAGGGCAACAAGACGGGCGCGCTGCTCGCCTGCGCCTGCTCCATCGGCGCGGTGCTCGGCGGCGCCGACGACAGGACCGCCGACACCCTGGAGGCGTACGGCTACCACCTCGGCCTCGCCTTCCAGGCCGTCGACGACCTGCTCGGTATCTGGGGCGACCCCGAGGCCACCGGCAAGCAGACCTGGAGCGACCTGCGCCAGCGCAAGAAGTCCCTGCCGGTGGTGGCGGCCCTCGCGGCCGGCGGCCCGGCCTCCGAGCGGCTCGGCGAGCTGCTCGCCGCCGACGCCAAGAGCAACGACTTCGACACCTTCTCCGAGAAGGAGTTCGCCACCCGGGCGGCGCTCATCGAGGAGGCGGGCGGCCGCGAGTGGACCTCGCAGGAGGCCCGCAGGCAGCACGCGGTGGCGATCGAGGCACTCGGCGCCGTCGACATGCCCGAGCAGGTGCGGGCGCAGCTGACCGCGCTGGCCGACTTCGTGGTCGTACGGAAGAGATGA
- the dxs gene encoding 1-deoxy-D-xylulose-5-phosphate synthase, whose protein sequence is MTILENVRGPHDLKALDGAELTTLSQEIREFLIHAVARTGGHLGPNLGVVELSIALHRTFDSPVDRILWDTGHQSYVHKLLTGRQDFSKLRSKGGLSGYPSRAESEHDVIENSHASTVLGWADGLAKANEILKSDAHVVAVIGDGALTGGMAWEALNNIAAARDRPLIIVVNDNERSYGPTIGGLANHLATLRTTDGYERFLAWGKQVLQQTPVVGRPLYESLHGAKKGFKDAFAPQGMFEDLGLKYVGPIDGHDIEAVESALRRAKRFHGPVLVHCLTEKGRGYQPALDDEADRFHAVGAMDPLTCEPLTPSNGPSWTSVFGKELAALGEERPDVVAITAAMLHPTGLTEFAARFPERVWDVGIAEQHAAVSAAGLATGGLHPVVAVYATFLNRAFDQVLMDVALHRCGVTFVLDRAGITGVDGASHNGMWDLSVLQVVPGLRIAAPRDAAQLRAQLREAVEVDDAPTVLRFPKESVGPDIPALERVGSMDVLRRDEEAEVLLVAVGVLAPVCLQAADLLAGRGIRCTVVDPRWVKPVDEQLAPLAERHALVAVVEDNSRAGGVGWAVGQALRDAGVDTPLRTFGIPAQFLAHAKRAEVLADIGLTPVEIAGRISAALAARQDAAAAAEKENDG, encoded by the coding sequence GTGACGATCTTGGAGAATGTTCGGGGGCCGCACGACCTCAAGGCGCTGGACGGCGCCGAACTCACCACGCTGTCCCAGGAGATCAGGGAGTTCCTGATCCACGCGGTGGCGCGGACCGGGGGCCATCTCGGCCCCAACCTGGGGGTGGTGGAGCTCTCCATCGCCCTCCACCGCACCTTCGACTCGCCGGTCGACCGCATCCTGTGGGACACCGGCCACCAGAGCTACGTACACAAACTGCTCACCGGGCGCCAGGACTTCTCCAAGCTGCGCTCCAAGGGCGGGCTCTCCGGCTACCCCTCGCGCGCCGAGTCCGAGCACGACGTCATCGAGAACTCGCACGCCTCGACCGTGCTCGGCTGGGCCGACGGGCTCGCCAAGGCCAACGAGATCCTGAAGAGCGACGCCCATGTCGTCGCGGTCATCGGCGACGGCGCGCTCACCGGCGGCATGGCCTGGGAGGCGCTGAACAACATCGCCGCCGCCCGGGACCGGCCGCTGATCATCGTCGTCAACGACAACGAGCGCTCGTACGGCCCCACCATCGGCGGCCTCGCCAACCATCTGGCCACCCTGCGCACCACCGACGGCTACGAGCGGTTCCTGGCCTGGGGCAAACAGGTGCTCCAGCAGACGCCGGTGGTGGGGCGGCCGCTGTACGAGTCGCTGCACGGCGCCAAGAAGGGGTTCAAGGACGCGTTCGCGCCGCAGGGGATGTTCGAGGACCTGGGGCTGAAGTACGTGGGGCCCATCGACGGGCACGACATCGAGGCCGTCGAGTCGGCGCTGCGCCGCGCCAAGCGCTTCCACGGCCCCGTCCTCGTGCACTGCCTCACCGAGAAGGGGCGCGGCTACCAGCCCGCCCTGGACGACGAGGCCGACCGCTTCCACGCGGTCGGCGCGATGGACCCGCTGACCTGCGAACCGCTGACGCCGTCCAACGGCCCCTCCTGGACCTCCGTGTTCGGCAAGGAGCTGGCCGCGCTCGGCGAGGAGCGGCCGGACGTCGTGGCGATCACCGCGGCGATGCTCCACCCCACCGGGCTCACCGAGTTCGCCGCGCGCTTCCCCGAGCGGGTCTGGGACGTGGGGATCGCCGAGCAGCACGCGGCCGTCTCGGCGGCCGGACTCGCTACCGGTGGCCTGCACCCCGTGGTCGCCGTCTACGCCACCTTCCTCAACCGCGCCTTCGACCAGGTCCTGATGGACGTGGCCCTGCACAGGTGCGGGGTGACCTTCGTCCTGGACCGGGCCGGGATCACCGGGGTCGACGGCGCCTCGCACAACGGCATGTGGGACCTCTCCGTCCTCCAGGTCGTGCCCGGCCTGCGGATCGCCGCCCCGCGCGACGCGGCCCAGCTGCGGGCCCAGCTGCGCGAGGCGGTCGAGGTCGACGACGCCCCGACGGTGCTGCGCTTCCCCAAGGAGTCGGTCGGCCCCGACATCCCCGCGCTGGAGCGCGTCGGATCCATGGACGTACTGCGCCGCGACGAGGAGGCCGAAGTGCTGCTCGTCGCGGTCGGGGTGCTCGCGCCGGTCTGCCTCCAGGCCGCCGACCTGCTCGCCGGGCGCGGCATCCGGTGCACGGTGGTGGACCCCCGGTGGGTCAAGCCCGTCGACGAGCAGCTGGCGCCGCTGGCCGAGCGGCACGCGCTGGTCGCGGTCGTGGAGGACAACAGCCGTGCCGGAGGCGTCGGCTGGGCCGTCGGGCAGGCGCTGCGGGACGCCGGGGTGGACACCCCCCTGCGCACCTTCGGCATCCCCGCGCAGTTCCTCGCGCACGCCAAACGCGCCGAGGTCCTCGCCGACATCGGACTCACCCCGGTGGAGATCGCGGGACGGATCAGCGCCGCGCTCGCGGCGCGCCAGGACGCCGCCGCGGCGGCCGAGAAGGAGAACGACGGATGA
- the ispG gene encoding flavodoxin-dependent (E)-4-hydroxy-3-methylbut-2-enyl-diphosphate synthase, giving the protein MRTGEPVSLGLPALPARPLAMRRPSRRIQVGSVAIGGGAPISVQSMTTTRTSDIGATLQQIAELTASGCQIVRVACPTQDDADALATIAKKSQIPVIADIHFQPKYVFAAIDAGCAAVRVNPGNIKQFDDKVKEIARAAKDAGTPIRIGVNAGSLDARLLKKYGKATPEALVESALWEASLFEEHDFRDIKISVKHNDPVVMVEAYRQLAAQCEYPLHLGVTEAGPAFQGTIKSAVAFGALLSQGIGDTIRVSLSAPPAEEIKVGMQILESLNLRQRRLEIVSCPSCGRAQVDVYKLAEEVTAGLEGMEVPLRVAVMGCVVNGPGEAREADLGVASGNGKGQIFVKGEVIKTVPESKIVETLIEEAMKIADQMEEEGVASGVPSVTARG; this is encoded by the coding sequence ATGAGGACCGGAGAGCCCGTCTCCCTGGGCCTCCCCGCGCTGCCGGCCCGGCCGTTGGCGATGCGCCGCCCCTCGCGGCGCATCCAGGTCGGGTCGGTGGCCATCGGCGGGGGAGCGCCCATTTCCGTGCAGTCGATGACGACGACGCGTACGTCGGACATCGGCGCGACCCTTCAGCAGATCGCGGAGCTGACGGCTTCGGGTTGTCAGATCGTGCGGGTGGCGTGTCCGACGCAGGATGATGCGGATGCGCTGGCGACGATTGCGAAGAAGTCGCAGATTCCGGTGATCGCGGATATTCATTTCCAGCCGAAGTATGTGTTCGCGGCGATTGATGCCGGGTGTGCGGCGGTGCGGGTGAATCCGGGGAACATCAAGCAGTTCGATGACAAGGTGAAGGAGATCGCGCGGGCGGCGAAGGACGCGGGGACGCCGATTCGTATCGGTGTGAACGCGGGGTCGCTGGATGCGCGGTTGCTGAAGAAGTACGGGAAGGCGACGCCGGAGGCGTTGGTGGAGTCGGCGCTGTGGGAGGCGTCGCTCTTCGAGGAGCATGATTTCCGGGATATCAAGATCTCGGTGAAGCACAACGATCCGGTGGTGATGGTCGAGGCGTACCGTCAGCTGGCTGCGCAGTGCGAGTACCCGTTGCATCTGGGGGTGACGGAGGCGGGGCCGGCGTTCCAGGGGACGATCAAGTCGGCGGTGGCGTTCGGTGCGCTGTTGAGTCAGGGGATCGGGGACACGATCCGGGTTTCCCTGTCGGCGCCGCCGGCGGAGGAGATCAAGGTGGGGATGCAGATTCTGGAGTCGTTGAATCTGCGTCAGCGGCGGCTGGAGATCGTGTCGTGTCCGTCGTGTGGGCGTGCTCAGGTGGATGTGTACAAGTTGGCTGAGGAGGTCACGGCGGGGCTGGAGGGCATGGAGGTGCCGCTTCGGGTCGCGGTGATGGGGTGTGTCGTGAACGGGCCCGGCGAGGCCCGTGAGGCGGACCTGGGTGTGGCTTCGGGCAACGGCAAGGGGCAGATCTTTGTGAAGGGTGAGGTCATCAAGACCGTGCCCGAGTCGAAGATCGTCGAGACGTTGATCGAGGAGGCGATGAAGATCGCCGACCAGATGGAGGAGGAGGGCGTCGCCTCCGGCGTCCCGAGCGTCACCGCGCGGGGCTGA
- the hpnH gene encoding adenosyl-hopene transferase HpnH, with protein sequence MAMPLRQSIRVGTYLFEQKLRKREKFPLIVELEPLFACNLKCEGCGKIQHPAGILKQRMPVAQAVGAVLESGAPMVSIAGGEPLMHPQIDEIVRQLVARKKYVFLCTNALLLRKKLEKFTPSPYFAFAVHIDGLRERHDESVAKEGVFDEAVAAIKEAKRQGFRVTTNSTFFNTDTPQTIIEVLNFLNDDLKVDEMMISPAYAYEKAPDQEHFLGVEQTRELFKKAFSGGNRRRWRLNHSPLFLDFLEGKADFPCTAWAIPNYSLFGWQRPCYLMSDGYVPTYRELVEETDWDKYGRGKDDRCANCMAHCGYEPTAVLATMGSLKESLRAVRETVQGNRG encoded by the coding sequence ATGGCCATGCCGCTTCGCCAGTCCATCAGGGTCGGGACCTATCTTTTTGAACAGAAGCTCCGCAAGCGTGAGAAGTTCCCGCTGATCGTCGAGCTGGAGCCGCTCTTCGCGTGCAATCTGAAGTGCGAGGGCTGCGGCAAGATCCAGCATCCGGCCGGGATCCTGAAGCAGCGTATGCCGGTGGCCCAGGCCGTGGGCGCCGTCCTGGAGTCGGGTGCCCCCATGGTCTCCATCGCGGGCGGCGAGCCCCTGATGCACCCTCAGATCGACGAGATCGTGCGCCAGTTGGTGGCCAGGAAGAAGTACGTCTTCCTCTGCACCAACGCCCTGCTGCTGCGCAAGAAACTGGAGAAGTTCACCCCGTCCCCGTACTTCGCGTTCGCCGTGCACATCGACGGCCTGCGCGAGCGGCACGACGAGTCGGTGGCGAAGGAGGGCGTGTTCGACGAGGCGGTGGCGGCGATCAAGGAGGCCAAGCGCCAGGGCTTCCGGGTCACCACCAACTCCACCTTCTTCAACACCGACACCCCGCAGACGATCATCGAGGTGCTCAACTTCCTCAACGACGACCTCAAGGTCGACGAGATGATGATCTCGCCCGCGTACGCCTACGAGAAGGCGCCCGACCAGGAGCACTTCCTGGGCGTCGAGCAGACCCGCGAGCTGTTCAAGAAGGCGTTCTCCGGGGGCAACCGGCGGCGCTGGCGGCTCAACCACTCGCCGCTCTTCCTGGACTTCCTGGAGGGCAAGGCGGACTTCCCGTGCACGGCCTGGGCGATCCCCAACTACTCGCTCTTCGGCTGGCAGCGGCCCTGCTATCTGATGAGCGACGGGTACGTACCGACGTACCGGGAGCTCGTCGAGGAGACCGACTGGGACAAGTACGGCCGGGGCAAGGACGACCGGTGTGCCAACTGCATGGCGCACTGCGGCTACGAGCCCACCGCCGTCCTCGCGACCATGGGGTCGCTCAAGGAGTCGCTGCGCGCGGTCCGCGAGACCGTGCAGGGAAACCGCGGGTGA
- the hpnE gene encoding hydroxysqualene dehydroxylase HpnE, producing MTTPQPERAVVVGGGLAGITAALELADAGLGVTLIEGRPRLGGLAFSFRRGELTVDNGQHVYLRCCTAYGWFLDRVGGSHLAPLQDRLDVPVLDVAHPGGPRLGRLRRSALPVPLHLARSLATYPHLSLAERASVGRAALALKRLDPADPALDGVDFATWLGRHGQSARTVEALWDLVGVATLNATAPHASLGLAAMVFKTGLLSEPGAADIGWAHVPLGELHDTLARKALASAGVRVETRTKAESLSRTESGGWRVEVSGETLDAEAVVLAVPQREAHDLLPHGALDDPGKLLDIGTAPILNLHVVYDRKVLRQPFFAALGSPVQWVFDRTESSGLTGGGQYLAVSQSAAQDEIDEPVAALRARYLPELERLLPAARGAGVRDFFVTRERTATFAPTPGVGRLRPGAHTNAPGLYLAGAWTATGWPATMEGAVRSGFSAAGAALAVLGRSHAHPLQEAA from the coding sequence ATGACAACCCCGCAGCCCGAACGCGCGGTGGTCGTCGGCGGAGGCCTGGCCGGAATCACCGCCGCGCTCGAACTCGCCGACGCCGGCCTCGGCGTGACCCTGATCGAGGGCCGCCCGCGGCTGGGCGGCCTCGCCTTCTCCTTCCGGCGGGGCGAGCTCACCGTCGACAACGGCCAGCACGTCTACCTGCGCTGCTGCACGGCCTACGGCTGGTTCCTCGACCGGGTCGGCGGCAGCCACCTGGCACCCCTCCAGGACCGCCTGGACGTGCCCGTCCTGGACGTCGCCCACCCCGGCGGCCCCCGGCTCGGCCGGCTGCGCCGCTCGGCCCTGCCCGTGCCTCTCCACCTGGCCAGGAGCCTCGCCACCTATCCGCACCTCTCGCTCGCCGAGCGGGCCTCCGTCGGGCGCGCCGCACTCGCGCTCAAGCGCCTCGACCCGGCCGACCCGGCGCTCGACGGGGTGGACTTCGCGACCTGGCTCGGCCGCCACGGCCAGTCCGCCCGCACCGTCGAGGCCCTGTGGGACCTGGTCGGCGTGGCGACCCTGAACGCGACCGCCCCGCACGCCTCCCTGGGGCTCGCCGCGATGGTCTTCAAGACCGGTCTGCTCTCCGAGCCGGGCGCGGCCGACATCGGCTGGGCGCACGTACCGCTGGGCGAGCTCCACGACACGCTGGCCCGCAAGGCGCTGGCCTCGGCCGGGGTGCGGGTGGAGACCCGTACCAAGGCGGAGTCGCTGTCCCGTACCGAGAGCGGCGGCTGGCGGGTCGAGGTGAGCGGCGAGACGCTGGACGCCGAGGCGGTCGTCCTGGCCGTCCCGCAGCGCGAGGCGCACGACCTGCTGCCGCACGGCGCGCTCGACGACCCGGGCAAGCTGCTCGACATCGGCACCGCGCCCATCCTCAACCTCCATGTCGTCTACGACCGCAAGGTGCTGCGGCAGCCGTTCTTCGCCGCCCTCGGCTCACCCGTGCAGTGGGTCTTCGACCGCACCGAGTCCTCGGGGCTCACCGGCGGGGGCCAGTACCTGGCCGTGTCCCAGTCGGCCGCCCAGGACGAGATCGACGAGCCGGTGGCCGCGCTGCGCGCGCGCTATCTGCCCGAGCTCGAACGGCTGCTGCCCGCCGCGCGCGGCGCTGGCGTACGGGACTTCTTCGTGACCCGGGAGCGGACAGCGACGTTCGCCCCCACCCCCGGCGTGGGACGGCTGCGGCCGGGCGCGCACACCAATGCGCCCGGCTTGTACCTGGCGGGCGCGTGGACCGCCACCGGCTGGCCCGCGACGATGGAGGGCGCCGTACGCAGCGGATTCAGCGCCGCGGGCGCGGCTCTCGCCGTACTCGGCCGCTCCCACGCCCACCCGCTTCAGGAGGCGGCATGA